One stretch of Frankiaceae bacterium DNA includes these proteins:
- a CDS encoding S8 family serine peptidase has product MRTPSRYAAIALAAAAIVAAPSAASAVPDRSTSSVQPTSRGEAVVGFVASLPAGLRAGGTLRGFEVVRVDSGGAFAVVKATDVAEVQRAMAGLPGLRYVEDNVTKYALVTPNDSQYGSQYGPNMMGAPTAWGQVGYGSSSVVVSVIDTGIRRTHQDFNASRVLAGYDYHNGDSNPADDCDHGTHTAGTVAATTNNGIGVAGMSQATILPYKVLSAPDILGRCSGSAANIASAIRAAADNGAKVISMSIGGPDATVERDAVQYAYSKGVILVAAAGNDGGSNSIDYPGAYPEVIAVAALESNKARASYSDGGPQLDIAAPGSNVLSTIDNSDSAYGTMSGTSMATPHVAGAIALALGCAPAGTTRATIVNTLYSTAEDLGAAGRDDLYGHGLARVDRLVANVCTGGGGPTNNPPTASFTTSASGLTASVNGSGSADPDGDPLTYAWTWGDGGTSTGVTASHTYAAAGTYTVGLTVSDGRGGSNSTTRTVTVSPTGDPDPSTPNLTSGQQINVTLSGTGDEKFFKIAVPAGKSQLQVVMTGPACGLLGCAFDADLYTRVSARPNDTTYTCRPFAGGSNETCTHASPAAAYWYIRVDAYTGSGTVTLKATVS; this is encoded by the coding sequence GTGCGCACCCCCTCCCGTTACGCGGCGATCGCTCTCGCCGCCGCGGCGATCGTCGCCGCCCCCTCTGCCGCCTCCGCGGTGCCCGACCGCTCCACCTCGTCGGTCCAGCCGACGTCGCGCGGTGAGGCCGTCGTCGGCTTCGTCGCGTCGCTGCCCGCGGGCCTCCGCGCCGGCGGCACGCTGCGCGGCTTCGAGGTCGTCCGCGTCGACAGCGGCGGCGCGTTCGCCGTCGTCAAGGCGACGGACGTCGCCGAGGTCCAGCGCGCCATGGCGGGCCTGCCCGGCCTGCGCTACGTCGAGGACAACGTCACCAAGTACGCCCTCGTCACGCCCAACGACAGCCAGTACGGCTCGCAGTACGGCCCGAACATGATGGGTGCCCCCACCGCCTGGGGCCAGGTCGGCTACGGCTCCTCGTCGGTCGTCGTGTCGGTCATCGACACGGGCATCCGCCGTACGCACCAGGACTTCAACGCCTCGCGCGTCCTCGCGGGCTACGACTACCACAACGGCGACAGCAACCCCGCCGACGACTGCGACCACGGCACGCACACCGCCGGCACCGTCGCGGCGACCACCAACAACGGCATCGGCGTCGCGGGCATGAGCCAGGCGACGATCCTGCCGTACAAGGTGCTCTCGGCCCCCGACATCCTCGGCCGGTGCAGCGGCTCCGCGGCGAACATCGCCTCGGCCATCCGCGCCGCCGCCGACAACGGCGCCAAGGTCATCTCGATGTCCATCGGCGGCCCCGACGCGACCGTCGAGCGCGACGCCGTGCAGTACGCGTACAGCAAGGGCGTCATCCTCGTCGCCGCGGCCGGCAACGACGGCGGCTCGAACTCCATCGACTACCCGGGCGCGTACCCGGAGGTCATCGCGGTCGCGGCCCTCGAGTCGAACAAGGCCCGCGCGTCGTACTCCGACGGCGGCCCGCAGCTCGACATCGCAGCCCCCGGCTCCAACGTCCTGTCGACGATCGACAACAGCGACAGCGCGTACGGCACCATGTCCGGCACCTCGATGGCGACGCCGCACGTCGCGGGCGCCATCGCGCTGGCCCTGGGCTGCGCGCCCGCCGGCACCACGCGGGCGACGATCGTCAACACGCTGTACTCGACCGCCGAGGACCTCGGCGCCGCCGGTCGCGACGACCTGTACGGCCACGGCCTCGCCCGCGTCGACCGCCTCGTCGCCAACGTCTGCACCGGTGGCGGCGGCCCGACCAACAACCCGCCGACGGCGTCGTTCACGACGTCGGCCTCGGGTCTGACCGCGTCGGTCAACGGCTCCGGCTCGGCCGACCCCGACGGCGACCCGCTGACGTACGCGTGGACGTGGGGCGACGGCGGCACCTCGACCGGCGTCACGGCGTCGCACACGTACGCGGCGGCGGGCACGTACACCGTCGGCCTCACCGTCTCCGACGGCCGCGGCGGCTCCAACTCGACGACCCGCACGGTCACGGTGTCGCCGACGGGCGACCCCGACCCGTCGACGCCGAACCTCACCAGCGGCCAGCAGATCAACGTCACGCTGTCCGGCACCGGCGACGAGAAGTTCTTCAAGATCGCCGTCCCGGCCGGCAAGTCGCAGCTGCAGGTCGTCATGACCGGTCCCGCGTGCGGGCTGCTCGGCTGCGCGTTCGACGCCGACCTGTACACGCGGGTCTCCGCGCGGCCGAACGACACGACGTACACCTGCCGTCCGTTCGCCGGCGGCTCCAACGAGACGTGCACGCACGCCTCGCCGGCGGCGGCGTACTGGTACATCAGGGTGGACGCGTACACCGGCAGCGGGACGGTCACGCTGAAGGCGACCGTGTCGTAG
- a CDS encoding MGMT family protein — protein MRGEPTEFAEAVLGVVARIPRGRVMSYGDVAEYLGRGGPRAVGTVLARWGGGVPWHRVVTSDGRPNPAHPDEAAALLRRERVAFRGERVDMPRARWDGT, from the coding sequence GTGCGGGGAGAGCCGACGGAGTTCGCGGAGGCGGTGCTCGGCGTCGTGGCGCGGATCCCGCGCGGGCGCGTGATGTCGTACGGCGACGTGGCCGAGTACCTGGGTCGCGGCGGCCCGCGCGCCGTGGGCACGGTGCTCGCGCGCTGGGGCGGGGGAGTTCCGTGGCACCGCGTCGTGACGTCCGACGGGCGGCCCAACCCCGCGCACCCGGACGAGGCGGCGGCGCTGCTGCGGCGCGAGCGGGTGGCGTTCAGGGGCGAACGCGTGGACATGCCCCGCGCGCGCTGGGACGGAACCTAG
- the moeZ gene encoding adenylyltransferase/sulfurtransferase MoeZ — translation MALPPLVEPAAELTKDEIRRYSRHLIIPDVGMDGQKRLKNARVLAVGAGGLGSPTLMYLAAAGVGTLGIVDFDVVDETNLQRQIIHGQADIGRSKAQSARDTIQEINPYVEVVLHEERLDSSNAIGIISQYDLVVDGTDNFATRYLVNDACVLAGKPYVWGSIFRFDGQASVFWAEHGPCYRCLYPEPPPPGMVPSCAEGGVLGVLCGTIGSIQTTEAIKVLTGIGDPLVGTLMIYDAIAMEFRTVRARKDPECPLCGKNATITELIDYEAFCGTVSTEAQEAAAEATITPRELKAMQDAGDDFLLVDVRETGEHDIVRIPGSVLIPKGDLPARLAELPQDKPVVLYCKTGVRSAEALALLKGAGFATAKHVQGGVIGWAHQVDPSLPTY, via the coding sequence TTGGCGCTGCCCCCGCTCGTCGAGCCCGCTGCCGAGCTGACCAAGGACGAGATCCGCCGGTACTCGCGGCACCTCATCATCCCGGACGTCGGCATGGACGGGCAGAAGCGCCTGAAGAACGCCCGCGTGCTCGCGGTCGGCGCGGGCGGCCTCGGCTCCCCGACGCTGATGTACCTCGCCGCCGCCGGTGTCGGCACGCTCGGAATCGTCGACTTCGACGTCGTCGACGAGACCAACCTCCAGCGGCAGATCATCCACGGGCAGGCCGACATCGGCCGCTCCAAGGCGCAGTCGGCGCGCGACACGATCCAGGAGATCAACCCCTACGTCGAGGTCGTCCTCCACGAGGAGCGGCTCGACTCGTCCAACGCGATCGGCATCATCAGCCAGTACGACCTCGTCGTCGACGGCACCGACAACTTCGCGACCCGCTACCTCGTCAACGACGCCTGCGTGCTGGCCGGCAAGCCGTACGTCTGGGGCTCGATCTTCCGGTTCGACGGGCAGGCGAGCGTGTTCTGGGCCGAGCACGGCCCTTGCTACCGCTGCCTCTACCCCGAGCCCCCGCCGCCGGGCATGGTGCCTTCGTGCGCGGAGGGCGGCGTCCTCGGCGTGCTCTGCGGCACGATCGGCTCGATCCAGACCACCGAGGCGATCAAGGTCCTCACCGGCATCGGCGACCCGTTGGTCGGCACGCTGATGATCTACGACGCCATCGCCATGGAGTTCCGTACGGTCCGCGCCCGCAAGGACCCGGAGTGCCCGCTCTGCGGCAAGAACGCCACCATCACCGAGCTCATCGACTACGAGGCGTTCTGCGGCACCGTGTCGACGGAGGCGCAGGAGGCCGCGGCGGAGGCGACGATCACGCCGCGCGAGCTCAAGGCGATGCAGGACGCCGGCGACGACTTCCTGCTCGTCGACGTCCGCGAGACCGGCGAGCACGACATCGTCCGCATCCCTGGCTCGGTGCTGATCCCCAAGGGCGACCTGCCCGCGCGGCTCGCCGAGCTGCCGCAGGACAAGCCGGTCGTCCTCTACTGCAAGACCGGCGTCCGCTCGGCCGAGGCGCTGGCGCTGCTCAAGGGTGCGGGCTTCGCGACCGCGAAGCACGTCCAGGGCGGCGTCATCGGCTGGGCCCACCAGGTCGACCCGAGCCTTCCGACGTACTAG
- a CDS encoding CsbD family protein — protein MGFDDKLKNKTQELTGDAKEKVGDWTGDESMQAEGKKDQAAGNLKQAGENIKDVFK, from the coding sequence ATGGGTTTCGATGACAAGCTGAAGAACAAGACGCAGGAGCTGACCGGCGACGCCAAGGAGAAGGTCGGCGACTGGACCGGCGACGAGTCGATGCAGGCCGAGGGAAAGAAGGACCAGGCGGCCGGCAACCTCAAGCAGGCCGGCGAGAACATCAAGGACGTCTTCAAGTAG
- a CDS encoding DUF3152 domain-containing protein — MTGEEYRLTRRGRLLLQTLPLFLVTATGVSAVVDRVSGGASPARAGIAAAPSSPSPSATAASPRPRATRTPSATPSPSATTKATPAPRPSATAAARPGWFGNGVLRLVPGASAVGGRGPLRRYTVEVEGGLAGDPKAFAAAVQRVLSDPRSWGGGGRLSFQRVSSGPAAFRVVLASPSTTDRLCRPLRTGGIFSCYMGGRVVLNAMRWQAGAAAYAGDLASYRIYMVNHEVGHALGHGHSYTCGAGGLAHVMIQQTKGLRGCRRNPWPLPDER, encoded by the coding sequence GTGACGGGGGAGGAGTACCGGCTGACGAGGCGCGGGCGGCTGCTGCTGCAGACGCTGCCGCTGTTCCTGGTGACCGCGACCGGGGTCTCCGCGGTCGTGGACCGCGTGTCCGGCGGGGCGTCCCCCGCGAGGGCGGGCATCGCGGCGGCGCCCTCCTCGCCGAGCCCGTCGGCGACGGCCGCGTCGCCGCGCCCGCGTGCCACCCGTACGCCGTCCGCGACGCCCTCCCCGAGCGCCACCACGAAGGCGACGCCGGCGCCCAGGCCGAGCGCCACCGCTGCGGCGAGGCCGGGCTGGTTCGGCAACGGCGTGCTCCGCCTCGTCCCCGGCGCCAGCGCCGTCGGCGGCCGCGGTCCGCTGCGGCGCTACACCGTCGAGGTGGAGGGCGGCCTGGCCGGCGACCCGAAGGCGTTCGCGGCGGCGGTCCAGCGGGTGCTGTCCGACCCGCGCAGCTGGGGCGGCGGGGGACGGCTGTCGTTCCAGCGGGTGTCGTCGGGGCCGGCGGCGTTCCGCGTCGTGCTCGCCAGCCCCTCGACGACCGACCGGCTCTGCCGCCCGCTGCGGACCGGCGGCATCTTCTCCTGCTACATGGGCGGCCGCGTCGTCCTCAACGCCATGCGCTGGCAGGCCGGCGCCGCCGCCTACGCGGGCGACCTCGCGTCGTACCGGATCTACATGGTCAACCACGAGGTCGGCCACGCCCTGGGCCACGGCCACAGCTACACGTGCGGGGCCGGCGGGCTCGCCCACGTGATGATCCAGCAGACCAAGGGGCTGCGCGGGTGCCGGCGCAACCCGTGGCCGCTTCCCGACGAACGGTAG